Genomic DNA from Candidatus Eisenbacteria bacterium:
CGCCGTGGTGTAAGGCGAGAGCTCCACCGACCAGGACGAGCGGATGTCCTTGAGGCCCACGAGGTCGGGGAACCGCGACACGAAGCCGGACTCGCCACGCGGCGTGTAGGCCACCAGCGATTCCTCACCGTAACGCAGGATCACGCGCTTGAAGTTGATTCCCCACACCGGCTCGTCGTCCGACTGGAAACGGAGCTGCGAGAGCGGAATCCGCAGCTCACATGACCAGCCCAGGGAGTCGCGATGCGCGCGCCCTTCCCACACCGCGTCCCAGGTCAGGTCCTGGGCGCCGTCGTTGTACATCAGGCCGTCGAGGCGCAGACCCGCGGCGTTCACCACGAACAGGTAGCCGCTCCGCTTGTCGTGATAGGGATCGATGTACACGGTGATGCGGTCGGCGGGGAGGGAGCTGTCGCGCCGGCCGAGATTGGCCTGGATCGACTCCGGGTGGGCGTCGTAGAGCCGGGCGCCGATGTAGATCGCCGAGGCGTCGTACAGGACGCGGAAGTCCGATTTCATGGTCGCGGCCTCGCCCTGCTTGGGAGTCTGCTGATAGAACTCGGTCACCGGAGAGGCCGCGGCCCAGGCGGGCTCGTCCAGAATGCCGTCGCAGCGCATGTCGCGCGCGGGCGCGGCGCTGATCGGCGGATGAGGTGGAGCGGCCGGCGATGCGGCTCGCGCCGCGGGGGGAAAGGCGAGCAGTGCAAACAGGCACATGAATCGGGCAGTCATGGAGGCCTCCGTCCATCATCCGAGCGACGTGAACTTGGACGGAGGGTTGAGCGCGGAGGTTGGGATCGCGCCGGCGTTCTGGGCGGCTGGAACTCACGAGAGAGACGAACGCCGGTTTTCGAGGGACGGAACGCGGGGAATGGAACGAGGCCCGAGCGATGGCTCGGGCCTCGTGATCGGCCGTGGCGGCTAGGACCAGCGCTCGTCGGCGGTGGGACCGTAGATGCTCGGCAGCTTTCCACCGGCCAGACGCAGGTACACGCTGAGCTGGCCGCGGTGGTGAATCGTATCGTTGAGGAAGAACCACAGGGCTTCCCCCTTCCGCATCTCGCCCATCTTCCCCGGGCCCGTCGGCATCGGGAGCGTCCTCTGCAGCTCCTGGTCGTCCAGATCCTGGAGCTTCGACATCGTGGCCTGGTGCTCGCGCTCGAAGGCCGCGAGCATTTCGTTCCAGGTCGCGGGCGGTCCGGGGAACGCTC
This window encodes:
- a CDS encoding DinB family protein, which encodes FVAAFDREYQTTLKVLRAYPADKAELKPSEKMKNARELAWMLVLNQMVVVAVLAGDLRPGAFPGPPATWNEMLAAFEREHQATMSKLQDLDDQELQRTLPMPTGPGKMGEMRKGEALWFFLNDTIHHRGQLSVYLRLAGGKLPSIYGPTADERWS